The region TTTTTGAACATTTGATTCGAAAATTTAATGAAATTGCAAATGAAACGGCTGGGGATCACTTTACACCACGTGAAGTAATTAAAGTGATGGTGAACATGCTTTTCATAAATGATGATGACTTGCTTTCAAAGCCCGGCACAATTCGCAAAATGCTTGATCCTACTTGTGGAACTGGCGGAATGTTAGCCGAAGCGCAGGCATATTTAAAGGATCATCATCCAGATGCGATTTTATATGCATACGGACAGGACTATAACAAACGCGCCTTTGCTACTGCAGCTTCCGATATGCTCATCAAAGAAGTAGCGCACAATGGTGCAGGCGAAAATATCCAATATGGAGACAGTTTAATTGATGATAAGTTTGAAGGTTATCATTTCGATTACCTCATTGCTAATCCTCCCTTTGGAGTGGACTGGAAAAGACAACAAGCTGAAATCACCAGACAACACGAAAAGCTTGGATACTCTGGACGTTTCGGAGCTGGGCTCCCGAGAGTGAATGATGGTGCCCTACTTTTTTTGCAACACATGATCAGTAAGTTTGAGCCAGTGGATGAAAAAAATAAGAAATTCGGGTCACGTCTTGCTGTGGTGTTCAGTGGATCGCCGATGTTTAGTGGTGGTGCAGGTTCCGGAGAAAGTAATATCAGGCGATGGATCATAGAAAGTGATTGGCTGGAAGCTATCATTGCTTTGCCAGAGCAAATGTTTTATAACACAGGTATCGGTACTTATATCTGGATTGTGACAAATCGTAAAGAAAAAAGGCGAACAGGAAAAATTCAACTTATTGATGCACGTGAATATTATATCCAAATGAAACGAAGCTTGGGAAACAAGCGCAGGAAAATTGGCGAAAAAGAAGAAGGTGAACCTGACCAAGTTGGAGACATTGTTAGGTTGTATGGTAAATTTCAAGACAATAAGCATTCTAAAATTTTCAACAATACAGATTTTGGATATACTCGGGTTACAGTTGAACGTCCTCTTCGATTGCGTTACGAAATGACATTGGAAGACAAATCTCGTTACTTGGATGCTTTCCCACATTTGCTAGATGATATTCAGCAGATTGATAAGGAACTAGGACGAAAACCTCTTTTGGACTGGAACGAAGCTTCTAAAAAAATAGACAAAATACTCAAGAGCAATGAAAGCAAGTGGAAAGCGAATGAATGGAAGCAATTCCGTGAAGTATTTACGCATACCGACCCCAAAGCAATAGAAGTAAGAATAGGGAAAAATGAATTTGAAGCAGATGCTGCTTTAAGAGATTTTGAAAATGTTCCTTTAGAACAGGATATTGATTCCTACTTTAAAACAGAAGTGCTGCCTTATGTGTCCGATGCTTGGATGGACAGAAGTAAAGACAAAGTAGGTTTTGAAATTAATTTTAATAATCACTTCTTTAATTATCCAAAACCAAAAGAATTAAAAGTAATTGATGAGGAACTAAAAACTGTACAAAATGAAATTCTTAGGCTTTTAAATTCAACAATTAAAAAATAGTTATATGCAAATAATCAGATTAAAATATCTATTTGAAAAAAGAATTGGAGGCGCTTGGGGAGAAGAACCCGAAATCAACAACTCTTATGTTTGCATTAGAGCCGCTGATTTCTTAACTGATAAAATTGCGCACAAAACAACTGACTTGACCCGAAGAAGTTTCAAAACAGAAGAAATTGAAAAGAAACAACTGAAAGAAGGAGACATCATAGTAGAAAAATCAGGCGGTGGTGAAAATCAACCTGTAGGTAGAGTTGTTTTGTTTTCATTAGACGAACCTGCACTTTGTTCGAATTTCCTTGAAATTTTAAGGCCAAACTTAAATATTCTTGACCCTAAATATGGGGCGTACTTATTGTATTCTTTATGGGCCAGCCGCATCACAACCAAATCAATTAAACAAACAACTGGCATTCAAAATTTGGACTTATCTGAATTTTTGGATAACAAAGTTGTTTTGCCTAGCATTTCGGAACAAAGGAAAATAGTTGATAATTTGGAGACGGAAATATTGCAAATTGATACTATGTATAAACATACGTTAAAATCACTAGAGTTGCTAGAAGAAAGAAAATC is a window of Bacteroidota bacterium DNA encoding:
- a CDS encoding restriction endonuclease subunit S; this translates as MQIIRLKYLFEKRIGGAWGEEPEINNSYVCIRAADFLTDKIAHKTTDLTRRSFKTEEIEKKQLKEGDIIVEKSGGGENQPVGRVVLFSLDEPALCSNFLEILRPNLNILDPKYGAYLLYSLWASRITTKSIKQTTGIQNLDLSEFLDNKVVLPSISEQRKIVDNLETEILQIDTMYKHTLKSLELLEERKSSLIIEKLPGQK
- a CDS encoding SAM-dependent DNA methyltransferase, yielding MSKQHQDHTNLIWQIAELLRGPYRPPQYERVMLPLTVLRRFDCVLETTKPAVLAKYEKLKAGKLKGEALDTMLNKVSGQKFHNHSKLSFEKMKGAPETIARDLVSYIRGFSSNVQRIFDYFDFEREIEKMNEANILYLVVSQFSNVDLHPKRKDGTGVDNIEMGQIFEHLIRKFNEIANETAGDHFTPREVIKVMVNMLFINDDDLLSKPGTIRKMLDPTCGTGGMLAEAQAYLKDHHPDAILYAYGQDYNKRAFATAASDMLIKEVAHNGAGENIQYGDSLIDDKFEGYHFDYLIANPPFGVDWKRQQAEITRQHEKLGYSGRFGAGLPRVNDGALLFLQHMISKFEPVDEKNKKFGSRLAVVFSGSPMFSGGAGSGESNIRRWIIESDWLEAIIALPEQMFYNTGIGTYIWIVTNRKEKRRTGKIQLIDAREYYIQMKRSLGNKRRKIGEKEEGEPDQVGDIVRLYGKFQDNKHSKIFNNTDFGYTRVTVERPLRLRYEMTLEDKSRYLDAFPHLLDDIQQIDKELGRKPLLDWNEASKKIDKILKSNESKWKANEWKQFREVFTHTDPKAIEVRIGKNEFEADAALRDFENVPLEQDIDSYFKTEVLPYVSDAWMDRSKDKVGFEINFNNHFFNYPKPKELKVIDEELKTVQNEILRLLNSTIKK